A single genomic interval of Candidatus Sulfotelmatobacter sp. harbors:
- a CDS encoding tetratricopeptide repeat protein, with product MNDQIVSHYRIQEKLGAGGMGVVYKAEDIRLGRMVALKFLPDNSVRDPRALDRFKREARTASALDHPNICTIYEIDDDQGRPFIAMQLLEGHTLRDRIGDQPVPLGTLLDWALQISDALHAAHAKGIMHRDIKPANIFITERGQAKILDFGLAKLTAPDLMSSSDATLSATGPLTHTGAAIGTVAYMSPEQARGEQLDARTDLFSFGVLLYEMATGRQAFSGPTWAVTVHAILGQAPVSLNESVPGLPQRLQEIIDKCLIKNRDLRYQTAAEIHRDLLKLKKDFDSGKSLKSVRVATTWSPQRKLRLTLAAVAVLLLAAAGVWGPRLLRRLATSAAESPVQPATLVPQRKSIAILPFAAVAGDPKLTAFAKGMLENVAAKLSQLSANRDLEVVPARTLEDKKVTTLADASKELSVTLGLTVSLEQANDLFRAAYNLTDAKSGKNLAGAQITAPVSDLFTIEDQIANGVASALRLSLRNDEKQALGAHSTAFPEAYEYYAQGRGYLQDPRRPENLTSAEIVFKQALKIDPTYGQTEAALGQTYWLRYQLQGKQKQWIAPAQDACSKAIELGNAGAEGHMCLGLLEDGTGQYEKAAEQFQQAVQLDPTNDRAYISLAGTYQHLNQADKAEETYKRAISARPQYWRAYNLLGIFYMSQADYEKAAEMCRKATELDPDSYLAFNALGAALLYQGKDSDAVTAFEKSIVIRPSYAAHSNIAVAQFRLRHYKDSAANFKEALKLDDSNYQVWSGLADALYFGGDTTPALDTYRKAIGLANQQLKVNSRDAGILGDLANYYAVLGDRKQALSYLDKSLQLGHGDKELLFNAAQVYNQLHENGPALEWLGKALAAGYSRSVVATAPVFDNLHDNPQYRALMQEK from the coding sequence ATGAACGACCAGATCGTCTCCCACTATCGCATCCAGGAGAAGCTTGGTGCGGGCGGCATGGGCGTGGTCTACAAAGCCGAAGACATCCGCCTGGGCCGCATGGTCGCCCTGAAATTTCTTCCCGATAATTCCGTACGCGACCCACGGGCCCTCGATCGCTTCAAGCGTGAAGCCCGAACCGCTTCGGCGCTCGACCACCCTAACATCTGCACGATTTACGAGATCGACGACGACCAGGGCCGCCCTTTCATCGCCATGCAGTTGCTGGAGGGGCACACGCTGCGCGATCGCATCGGCGATCAACCCGTTCCCCTGGGAACGCTGCTGGATTGGGCCTTGCAGATCAGCGATGCCTTGCACGCCGCCCATGCCAAGGGCATCATGCATCGCGACATCAAGCCGGCCAACATTTTCATCACGGAACGCGGACAGGCCAAGATTCTCGACTTCGGCCTGGCCAAGCTAACGGCGCCCGACCTGATGAGTTCGAGCGACGCCACTCTGTCGGCGACCGGACCGCTCACCCACACCGGCGCCGCAATCGGCACAGTCGCCTACATGTCGCCTGAGCAGGCCCGCGGAGAACAGCTCGACGCCCGCACCGATCTATTTTCTTTTGGCGTGTTGCTCTACGAAATGGCTACCGGCAGGCAGGCTTTTTCAGGGCCGACATGGGCGGTGACAGTTCATGCCATTCTTGGCCAGGCTCCGGTCTCGCTCAACGAGTCGGTCCCCGGACTGCCGCAGCGACTTCAGGAAATCATCGATAAGTGCCTCATCAAGAACCGCGACCTCCGCTACCAGACCGCGGCGGAGATCCATCGCGATCTGCTGAAGCTGAAAAAAGACTTCGACTCGGGGAAGTCGCTGAAGTCGGTGCGGGTCGCGACGACCTGGTCTCCGCAAAGAAAGTTGCGCCTGACTCTGGCTGCGGTGGCGGTGCTCCTGCTGGCGGCCGCAGGGGTATGGGGCCCTCGACTTCTCCGCCGCCTCGCGACCTCCGCGGCTGAAAGCCCGGTGCAGCCAGCAACTCTCGTACCGCAGCGCAAGAGCATCGCCATACTCCCGTTTGCCGCCGTCGCAGGCGATCCCAAGCTGACCGCCTTCGCCAAAGGCATGCTGGAGAACGTCGCCGCCAAGCTTTCGCAGTTGAGCGCCAATCGCGATCTCGAAGTTGTTCCGGCGAGAACGCTCGAAGACAAGAAAGTTACGACGCTCGCCGACGCCAGCAAGGAACTCAGTGTGACTCTCGGACTCACCGTGTCGCTGGAGCAGGCCAACGATCTATTTCGCGCCGCCTATAACTTGACCGACGCCAAAAGCGGCAAGAATCTGGCGGGAGCGCAAATCACGGCCCCGGTCTCGGATCTGTTCACCATTGAAGATCAGATTGCGAACGGCGTGGCCTCTGCGCTCCGGCTATCGCTCCGCAACGACGAGAAGCAGGCCCTCGGCGCCCACTCGACGGCGTTCCCGGAAGCTTATGAATACTACGCGCAGGGGCGCGGCTATCTCCAGGATCCGCGCCGGCCGGAAAATTTGACCAGCGCGGAGATTGTTTTCAAGCAAGCTCTGAAGATCGATCCGACCTACGGCCAAACCGAGGCAGCATTGGGTCAGACGTATTGGTTGAGATACCAGTTACAGGGAAAGCAGAAACAATGGATCGCCCCGGCACAGGATGCGTGCAGCAAAGCCATCGAACTTGGCAATGCCGGTGCCGAAGGCCACATGTGCCTCGGGTTGCTCGAAGACGGCACCGGCCAGTATGAGAAGGCAGCCGAGCAGTTTCAGCAAGCGGTGCAGTTAGATCCGACCAATGACCGGGCTTACATCAGCTTAGCCGGAACCTATCAGCATCTCAACCAGGCCGATAAAGCCGAGGAAACGTACAAACGGGCGATCAGCGCGCGGCCCCAGTACTGGCGAGCGTATAACCTGCTCGGCATTTTCTACATGTCGCAGGCTGACTACGAGAAGGCCGCGGAGATGTGTCGCAAAGCCACGGAACTCGATCCCGACAGTTACCTGGCGTTCAACGCTCTGGGTGCGGCTCTACTCTATCAGGGGAAGGACAGCGATGCGGTAACGGCATTCGAGAAGTCGATTGTCATCCGGCCTTCGTATGCCGCTCACAGCAACATCGCCGTGGCTCAATTCCGCTTGCGCCATTACAAAGATTCAGCAGCCAACTTCAAAGAAGCCCTAAAACTGGATGACAGCAACTATCAGGTCTGGAGCGGCCTGGCTGATGCCCTCTATTTTGGCGGCGATACTACTCCAGCGCTGGACACTTACCGCAAGGCCATCGGCTTGGCCAATCAACAACTGAAGGTCAATTCCCGCGACGCCGGAATACTCGGTGACTTAGCCAATTATTACGCGGTGCTGGGCGATCGGAAGCAGGCTCTGAGCTATCTCGACAAGTCGCTTCAACTAGGCCACGGGGATAAAGAGTTGCTTTTCAATGCGGCTCAGGTGTACAACCAATTGCACGAAAATGGCCCTGCGCTGGAGTGGCTGGGGAAAGCGCTGGCCGCCGGGTATTCCCGCTCCGTCGTGGCGACAGCTCCAGTATTCGACAATTTGCACGACAATCCGCAATACCGGGCCCTGATGCAGGAAAAATAA